One stretch of Argiope bruennichi chromosome 3, qqArgBrue1.1, whole genome shotgun sequence DNA includes these proteins:
- the LOC129963873 gene encoding uncharacterized protein LOC129963873 isoform X2 encodes MSGKVNLDHAVTPLKSHRHRMTTQMAQGGFPLIKAELRIELYDISNKMAMQNKTFFADIDPIDIKLDLSPIKSSSSPYIDEDLVEMTFDVTKLYNASKNEGLDTLKFKIRLLRGNRRVVKALSRASIKAFIIIYEKLKSCGFQDAFQKDARAKRSRDIHLENENVQEGNSSLGLNTNEEEHCHKRDSFVTFAEKGMNFVIYPSYYRTSDCVLDLATPPSPIQTDLRKERRRGRFACCVPTDYDSLTMVFEDVKHDGRPVMSKFNDIAAKHCGCRLV; translated from the coding sequence TGACTCCGTTAAAAAGTCATCGGCATAGGATGACAACTCAAATGGCTCAAGGTGGATTCCCTCTTATAAAGGCTGAATTGCGGATAGAGTTGTACGACATTTCGAATAAAATGGCAATGCagaacaaaactttttttgctgATATCGATCCCATAGACATAAAGCTAGATCTCTCCCCTATAAAGTCATCATCTTCTCCTTATATAGATGAAGATCTTGTTGAAATGACATTTGATGTCACAAAGCTTTATAATGCATCGAAAAATGAAGGCTTGGATACTTTGAAATTCAAGATCAGACTCTTGCGAGGAAATAGGAGAGTAGTAAAGGCATTGAGCAGGGCTTCTATCAAAGCTTTCATAATCATTTACGAAAAACTGAAATCCTGTGGTTTCCAAGACGCATTCCAGAAAGATGCACGTGCAAAGCGATCGCGAGATATTCATTTAGAAAACGAAAATGTTCAAGAAGGAAATTCATCCCTAGGGCTAAACACGAATGAAGAAGAGCATTGCCACAAAAGGGACTCTTTTGTAACTTTTGCAGAAAAAGGCATGAATTTTGTGATTTATCCCAGCTATTACAGGACTTCTGACTGTGTACTCGACCTTGCAACACCTCCCAGTCCTATTCAAACTGATttgagaaaagaaagaagaagaggCCGATTTGCTTGTTGTGTACCTACGGATTATGATTCGCTGACTATGGTTTTTGAAGATGTCAAACATGATGGCAGGCCTGTTATGTCAAAATTCAATGATATAGCTGCCAAACATTGTGGCTGTAGATTAGTTTAA